The following proteins are co-located in the Vigna unguiculata cultivar IT97K-499-35 chromosome 9, ASM411807v1, whole genome shotgun sequence genome:
- the LOC114162958 gene encoding uncharacterized protein LOC114162958 yields MAVSSLNHKFHNHARSNSLPSKPHPLILQCNEHLARLGSCETISSSLLGQNLTTLLDLHECIEKLVQLPLTQEALVQERQEKWVDDLLDGSLRLLDACTETKDALLHTKECTRELQSTIRRRRGGEVELTVEVKKFLTSRKVVRKAIFKALENLKGNNANKSNLALTNKDYYQTMAFVTVLKDAEVITFSIFESLLNFFSGSAQAKRSSWALVSKLMQSKRVGYAQVAEENEFAKVDAALQLFALNMSTKSNDISGLQKKLENLGTCIQDLEEGLESLFRRLIKIRVALLNILNH; encoded by the coding sequence ATGGCAGTATCTTCATTGAACCACAAATTCCATAACCATGCTCGTTCTAATAGTTTACCCTCTAAACCACACCCTCTCATCCTTCAGTGCAATGAACACTTAGCAAGGTTAGGTTCCTGTGAAACCATATCTTCTTCATTGCTGGGGCAAAATCTAACTACCCTTTTAGATTTGCATGAGTGCATTGAAAAGTTAGTTCAATTACCCCTAACTCAAGAAGCACTTGTCCAAGAACGCCAAGAGAAATGGGTGGATGATCTCTTGGATGGATCTCTAAGACTCCTTGATGCATGTACAGAAACCAAAGATGCCCTTCTGCACACCAAGGAGTGCACCCGTGAGCTTCAATCAActataagaagaagaagaggaggcgAAGTGGAACTCACAGTGGAGGTTAAGAAATTCTTGACCTCAAGAAAGGTGGTGCGAAAGGCCATATTCAAAGCCTTGGAGAATTTGAAGGGTAATAACGCAAATAAAAGCAACCTTGCCCTCACTAACAAAGACTACTACCAAACCATGGCATTTGTAACAGTGTTGAAGGACGCTGAAGTTATCACTTTTTCCATATTTGAGTCATTGCTGAATTTCTTTTCTGGATCAGCGCAAGCAAAACGAAGCAGCTGGGCTTTGGTATCAAAGCTAATGCAAAGCAAAAGGGTAGGGTACGCACAAGTAGCAGAGGAGAACGAGTTTGCAAAAGTGGATGCTGCATTGCAGTTATTTGCATTAAACATGTCAACTAAGTCAAACGATATCAGTGGTTTGCAGAAGAAGCTTGAGAACTTGGGAACCTGTATACAGGATCTTGAAGAAGGACTCGAATCTCTGTTTAGGCGTTTGATTAAAATCAGAGTTGCCCTTCTCAACATTCTTAATCATTAG